The Fusobacterium russii ATCC 25533 sequence GGAGTAAATGATCGTCGTCTTGCACTTTTTGAAAATATACATCCTATTCCTGAGGGAGTATCTTATAATTCATATATGTTATTGGATGAAAAAACTGTTGTTTTTGACACAGTCGATTGGTCGGTGACAAGACAATATATAGAAAATATAGAATATTTATTAAATGGAAGAGAATTAGATTATCTAGTGGTAAATCATATGGAGCCTGATCACTGTGGCTCTATTGAAGAGTTGGCTTTTAGATATCCAAATATGAAGATAATTTCTTCTGAAAAAGGTTTTATGTTCATGCGACAGTTTGGCTATAAAAGCATTTCTGGACATAAATTGATTGAAGTTAAAGAAGGAGATACTTATAGTTTCGGAAAACATAAAGTTATGTTTATAGAAGCACCTATGGTGCATTGGCCAGAAGTTTTAGTAACATTTGACACTACAAATGGAGTTCTATTCTCTGCAGATGCTTTTGGTTCATTCAAGACTCTTGACGGAAGATTGTTCAATGATGAAGTAAATTGGGATCGTGATTGGCTAGATGAAGGTCGTCGTTACTTGACAAATATTGTTGGGAAATACGGACCGCATATTCAAGTTTTACTTAAAAAAGCAGCTACAATTTTAGATAAAATTAAAGTTATTTGTCCATTACATGGAGTTGTATGGAGAAATGATTTTGAATACATCATTGATAAATATGATAAATGGAGTAAATATGAACCTGAAGAAAAAGGTATTTTAATTGCCTATGCTTCAATGTATGGAAACACAGAAAATGCTGTTGAAATTTTAGCAGCTAAATTAGCTGAAAAAGGTGTTACGAATGTAAAAATGTTTGATGTATCGAATACTCATGTTTCATACTTGATATCAAATGTATTTAAGTACAGTCATTTAGTTGTTGCAGCTCCTACTTATAATTTGGGAATTTATCCTGTAATGCATAATTTCATAATGGATATGAAAGCATTAAATCTACAAAATAGAACAGTTGCGATAGTTGAAAATGGCTCTTGGGCTAGAAAATCAGGAGATTTATTACAAGAATTTTTTGAAACAGAATTAAAGAATATGAATGTTTTAAATGAAAAAGTAGGAATAACTTCTGCTATGAATAATGTTAATAATGATGAAATGGATGCACTTGTTGATGCATTGGTGGAATCTTTAAAAAAATAATATAAATAAAATTTTAAAAGGAGTTGTTGCATTTGCAACAACTCCTTTT is a genomic window containing:
- a CDS encoding FprA family A-type flavoprotein produces the protein MHNVRKIVDDLYWIGVNDRRLALFENIHPIPEGVSYNSYMLLDEKTVVFDTVDWSVTRQYIENIEYLLNGRELDYLVVNHMEPDHCGSIEELAFRYPNMKIISSEKGFMFMRQFGYKSISGHKLIEVKEGDTYSFGKHKVMFIEAPMVHWPEVLVTFDTTNGVLFSADAFGSFKTLDGRLFNDEVNWDRDWLDEGRRYLTNIVGKYGPHIQVLLKKAATILDKIKVICPLHGVVWRNDFEYIIDKYDKWSKYEPEEKGILIAYASMYGNTENAVEILAAKLAEKGVTNVKMFDVSNTHVSYLISNVFKYSHLVVAAPTYNLGIYPVMHNFIMDMKALNLQNRTVAIVENGSWARKSGDLLQEFFETELKNMNVLNEKVGITSAMNNVNNDEMDALVDALVESLKK